A single genomic interval of bacterium harbors:
- a CDS encoding 4'-phosphopantetheinyl transferase superfamily protein — MFANGKALNKATVTGVDIVQVERFEKWRTFSKKSILRIFSAEEFAYAAANDHFFAQRLAVRFAAKEAFLKAVQQILPNYRFSLLQIANAISVSKHPNGTPFLNISYKQLPIPLTTQQFTTTVSLSHSQCCAIATVTVTFEHTLL, encoded by the coding sequence ATGTTTGCAAATGGAAAAGCTTTGAACAAAGCAACGGTCACAGGGGTTGATATTGTACAGGTTGAGAGGTTTGAAAAATGGAGAACTTTTTCCAAAAAATCAATATTGCGCATTTTTTCAGCTGAAGAGTTTGCATACGCTGCGGCAAATGATCATTTTTTTGCACAGCGACTTGCAGTCCGATTTGCGGCAAAAGAGGCATTTTTAAAAGCTGTACAGCAAATATTGCCAAACTATCGTTTTTCTTTGCTACAGATTGCGAACGCTATTTCAGTTTCAAAGCATCCAAACGGCACACCTTTTTTGAATATTTCTTACAAACAGCTACCAATTCCACTCACAACACAACAGTTTACAACCACTGTATCTTTAAGCCACTCTCAATGTTGTGCAATCGCCACCGTAACAGTCACATTCGAACATACACTGTTATAA
- the pilM gene encoding pilus assembly protein PilM, whose product MIKNIFLPEKIGDNLLFGKMIVGIDIQKHFIFATAVWAKGISQTIEKQVTIPVEGNDQDKTIDPHIKPLMEIKKLFGNVAYRTHIHSSHVFYKELVFPFTDYEKIKLVIKYEIESLLPFNRNDAVIDFIITHIDQQTNSAKVMAACVQKTYIASHLALLAAAGIAPETVTVDLFGIYGLYCQFPEQNGNGNTILLDIGMSSTKICFITQHAFKIVRVLQQGLGAALKKTVENSGNNPHDLFEKLIRFGFAAEQDAEIMSFKSAIKVIIEPIVFTINSYQSKLPNSIVHTVILYGVASRIDGFDSYLNELLHMPVHYFLMSSNQFLQLSNESTTSDMLYSIGSATTHKVNESFNLLKDSFAIKDNMLLLKQLFVGLFLTLLLLGTLITVHVTQVHKLTDEIEQSKMEVIKALKEQFVKIPREENNIDEIIDQAQQAITAEKELWGAFSYANQSRYLHYLLELTEKIDKDMLGFELEKITIGEGILTLKAKVKDYEALKVLERELKSSKLFATIPPQDNPQFTMNIGLAPIEKEVS is encoded by the coding sequence ATGATCAAAAACATTTTTTTACCGGAAAAGATTGGCGACAACCTACTTTTTGGAAAAATGATTGTTGGTATTGATATTCAAAAGCATTTTATTTTTGCTACGGCTGTATGGGCAAAAGGGATAAGTCAGACTATTGAAAAACAGGTTACCATTCCTGTAGAAGGTAATGATCAGGATAAAACTATCGATCCGCATATTAAACCACTGATGGAAATCAAAAAGCTTTTTGGTAATGTCGCGTATCGTACCCATATTCACAGTAGTCATGTGTTTTACAAAGAGCTGGTGTTTCCTTTTACAGATTATGAAAAGATAAAGCTCGTAATTAAGTATGAAATTGAATCTTTATTGCCGTTTAATAGGAATGATGCAGTTATAGATTTTATTATTACTCATATTGACCAGCAAACCAATAGTGCAAAAGTAATGGCCGCATGTGTTCAAAAAACGTATATTGCCTCACATTTGGCATTGCTTGCTGCCGCAGGAATTGCGCCAGAAACAGTTACGGTTGATCTGTTTGGAATCTATGGATTATATTGTCAATTTCCAGAGCAGAATGGTAATGGCAATACTATTTTGTTGGATATTGGTATGAGTTCAACAAAAATATGTTTTATTACGCAACATGCATTTAAAATAGTACGTGTCCTTCAGCAAGGATTGGGTGCTGCGCTTAAAAAAACTGTTGAAAATAGCGGAAATAATCCACACGATCTGTTTGAAAAATTAATACGTTTTGGCTTTGCGGCTGAGCAGGATGCTGAAATTATGTCGTTCAAGTCTGCAATCAAAGTGATCATTGAGCCTATTGTATTTACAATTAATTCTTATCAAAGTAAACTTCCGAATTCGATCGTTCATACGGTAATTTTATATGGTGTTGCCTCTCGAATTGATGGATTTGATAGCTATTTGAATGAGCTTCTACATATGCCAGTTCATTATTTTTTGATGAGCTCAAATCAATTTCTTCAGCTTTCTAACGAAAGTACTACTTCAGATATGTTATATAGTATTGGTAGTGCAACTACACACAAAGTAAATGAGTCTTTTAATCTTTTGAAGGATTCATTTGCGATTAAAGATAATATGTTACTGTTGAAACAGTTATTCGTTGGACTATTTTTGACTTTATTGTTGTTGGGAACTTTGATTACTGTTCATGTTACGCAAGTGCACAAGTTAACCGATGAAATAGAACAGTCAAAAATGGAGGTAATCAAAGCTTTAAAGGAACAGTTTGTAAAAATTCCACGTGAAGAAAATAATATTGATGAGATTATAGATCAGGCACAACAGGCTATTACTGCTGAAAAGGAATTGTGGGGCGCTTTTTCCTATGCTAATCAGTCTCGATATTTGCATTATTTACTTGAATTAACGGAAAAAATTGATAAAGATATGCTTGGTTTTGAACTTGAAAAAATTACTATAGGTGAAGGTATTTTAACCTTGAAGGCAAAAGTCAAAGATTACGAGGCTTTAAAAGTGTTAGAGCGGGAATTAAAATCATCCAAGCTTTTTGCAACTATACCTCCTCAAGATAATCCGCAATTTACTATGAATATAGGACTGGCTCCAATTGAAAAGGAAGTTTCATGA
- a CDS encoding MoxR family ATPase: MVQNELPSATTIDQIKEESQRFQGLALEVSKVIVGQTMIVQEVIMALLSDGHILLEGVPGVAKTTMVKAVACALGLDFKRIQFTPDLLPSDLIGSLIFNQKTHDFETRKGPIFANLILADEINRAPSKVQAALLEAMQERQVTIGSHTFKLDAPFLVFATQNPVEQEGTYQLPEAQLDRFMFKLTVKYPSVQEEKEIVKRSNRPQVASEILHKDDILRAHALVQAVYCDEKIIDYIVNLIYATRTPIDYKLHEIADYIQYGVSPRATLSLFQAAKAQAFLKGRHFVTPDDVKSAVPAVLRHRIALTYHAETDGVTQDGLIKKIVSTIPVP, translated from the coding sequence ATGGTACAAAATGAACTACCAAGCGCGACGACAATTGATCAGATAAAAGAGGAAAGTCAGCGATTTCAAGGACTTGCGTTGGAAGTCAGCAAAGTAATTGTTGGTCAAACCATGATTGTACAAGAAGTCATCATGGCATTGTTATCTGACGGGCATATTTTGCTTGAGGGTGTGCCAGGTGTTGCAAAAACGACGATGGTCAAAGCAGTAGCATGTGCGCTTGGGCTTGATTTTAAACGCATTCAGTTTACACCCGATCTGTTGCCTTCGGATCTTATCGGTAGCCTTATTTTTAATCAAAAGACCCATGATTTTGAGACGCGTAAAGGACCTATTTTTGCAAACCTTATTTTAGCCGATGAGATTAACCGTGCTCCTTCAAAAGTACAAGCAGCGCTCCTTGAAGCAATGCAAGAGCGACAGGTCACGATCGGTTCGCATACATTCAAGCTAGACGCGCCATTTCTGGTTTTTGCAACCCAGAATCCGGTTGAACAGGAAGGTACCTATCAACTTCCGGAAGCCCAACTTGATCGTTTCATGTTCAAGCTTACGGTAAAATATCCGTCAGTGCAGGAAGAGAAGGAGATAGTCAAGCGTTCGAACCGGCCGCAGGTTGCGAGTGAAATTTTGCATAAAGATGATATCTTGCGAGCACATGCACTTGTGCAAGCGGTGTATTGCGATGAAAAGATTATCGATTATATTGTTAATCTGATTTATGCAACCAGAACTCCGATAGATTACAAACTGCATGAGATTGCCGATTACATTCAATATGGAGTTTCTCCACGCGCAACCTTGTCACTGTTTCAAGCAGCAAAAGCCCAGGCATTTTTAAAGGGTCGTCATTTTGTAACGCCAGACGATGTAAAATCGGCTGTGCCGGCAGTATTGCGACACAGAATTGCATTAACCTATCATGCAGAAACTGATGGGGTGACACAGGATGGTTTGATAAAAAAGATCGTGAGTACCATTCCAGTTCCATGA
- a CDS encoding dCTP deaminase, whose amino-acid sequence MIISGKEIYKRLGKTIFIEPFHLEQLNPNSYNLRLHNELMIYNEPVLDMKSQHQYSKLTIPAEGMVLEPGKLYLARTVEYTKTLEAVPMLEGRSSIGRLGLFIHITAGFGDVGFAGFWTLEMFCVQPIRVYAGVEICQIFYHTLEGNFDLYRSNKYQNNNGIQPSMLYKDFEKQI is encoded by the coding sequence ATGATTATTTCTGGAAAAGAAATTTATAAAAGGCTGGGAAAGACCATTTTTATTGAGCCTTTTCACCTGGAACAGCTCAACCCAAATAGTTATAATTTGCGACTCCACAACGAACTGATGATATACAATGAACCGGTACTTGATATGAAAAGCCAACATCAGTACAGCAAACTGACCATTCCAGCAGAGGGCATGGTACTCGAACCAGGCAAACTCTATCTTGCACGTACCGTTGAATACACCAAAACCCTCGAAGCAGTGCCAATGCTTGAAGGCAGATCCTCAATCGGTCGACTTGGCCTTTTCATTCATATTACTGCCGGATTTGGCGATGTAGGCTTTGCAGGGTTCTGGACACTTGAAATGTTTTGCGTACAACCGATCCGAGTCTATGCAGGGGTTGAGATCTGTCAGATCTTTTATCATACTCTTGAGGGAAATTTTGATCTGTACCGCAGCAACAAGTATCAGAATAATAATGGCATTCAACCGAGTATGTTGTACAAAGATTTTGAAAAACAGATCTAA